DNA from Acidobacteriota bacterium:
CTGAGTGCTTAGAGATCAATACCTTCGAAGAAGAACCAGGAACCAAGAGCCCGTTTATTTCTTCATTCTTCATTCTCAATTCTTCATTTTGCATTCAGCTAAGCAATAAACCGTGACACTTCAGATTCCCACTTGCCCTGGGCTTTGAGCAGGAGTTCGACGACTTCGCGGATGGCGCCGCGACCACCAGTCACCCTGGTTACATAGTGGGCGTGCTCGCGCACTTCGGGGACTGCGTTGTGGACAGCAATCCCAAGGCCAACCCGATGCATGACGGGGATATCCGGGAGATCATCGCCGACAAATGCAATAGTCTGAGGGTCAAATCCTTCTGCCTGTAGGAGTTCATCCAGGCAGGAACTTTTATCTTTGGCATTTTGGTAGAGAAATTCGATGCTGACCTCACGCGCACGCTGTTCCAGGGCACCGGATTTTCGACCCGTAATCACACCGGTTCGGATGCCGCCACGCTGGGCTAATTTCAAACCATGACCGTCTTGTGAATTGAAAGCCTTGACCTCTTGCCCATCGGGAAGCAAGATAATCCGGCCATCGGTGAGCACTCCATCGCAATCCATGAGCAGCACTTTGATCCGCTTCGCACGTTCCAACACCGTTTCATCCATACATTTTCACTCATAAATATTTCAGGATTTTCCGGGAAGCGAACGAACCATTCCCGGTGTAGAAGGACTTTGATTCAATCATGAAAACAATCCGCATTGCTAGTGGGCAGGGATTTTGGGGTGACTGGCTG
Protein-coding regions in this window:
- a CDS encoding HAD hydrolase family protein, whose product is MDETVLERAKRIKVLLMDCDGVLTDGRIILLPDGQEVKAFNSQDGHGLKLAQRGGIRTGVITGRKSGALEQRAREVSIEFLYQNAKDKSSCLDELLQAEGFDPQTIAFVGDDLPDIPVMHRVGLGIAVHNAVPEVREHAHYVTRVTGGRGAIREVVELLLKAQGKWESEVSRFIA